The stretch of DNA tccattccttctctctttgtccatctgtgtgcttttattgtcaGTTAAATGATTGTCTGGTCCCCATCAGTTCCCCTGGGAGACAGCGCCCCAGCCGCAACAATAGCTCTAGGGTGCCAGAGGAGAGATGGTTAcaatggggggggggctaaCGAAAAAGTGTGTAGGAGGGAGCTGGGGGATACAGGGTATCCGGGGGGGAAATTAAGAACAGGGGTTGGAGAATAATCAGTTTTTAATGAGACAGGATGAGGCACATCCGGACTGGGATGTTTAGAACGCCTGGCACAATGCTATCAGGTCAAAACGGTGTCACTCTTCTTCCTGCCTTGCCACTCTCAGACTCGCACGCAATCACAGCCACCAGCGAGCAGTTAACTCTACTCTTACCAGTGCACAGCCACTGCAGAAGCACTCACACATAACTGAAGGAAGCTAGCCTAGTGGATTTATTAGTTACACGCTTGAATTTGACATACTTATCCTGAACCACTGAGTTAAACAAGTGTAAGTGTGTGGACATATAAGTGTACTGAAAGCAGACAGAGACAAATTTCAGCTAGCTAAAACTGAATAGCAAGATTAGATTACACGTTGATGGGAaattgaggggttttttttgggatATAGGTTTAAAAGGCTAAAGGTACAACATGGTGGTATAAAGATTAATTCATAAAGTTTAATTTAAACTGCTTCTTTAAAAACCCACATTTTCCAAATGGAATCACTTAGAACAGAAGAAATGTATTGACATATAATTGAACTACATGAGCACAGACCTGTTGGGCAGGATTCCAGTCCAGTCAGTATCTGCCGTAGATTGTCGGGGCTCAACCAAGTTCCATCTTGAGAATGTGAATGACTCACAATCTAGAGGAAAGACCAGagtgtttttttcctcatttcaccAGAAAGCAAAACATGTTGTGACAGGTAAACTAATTTTAGATTACTTAGAAAAGATTTTTCTGGAAATCAAATTTTCCTCCTGCAACTGCGGATGCATAATGTTTCTCTTTCGTCACCTCGTGCTTCTGAAGAAGCCCGTCTTGGTTCAAGTCCAATAGACTGAAGACCTCTTCTGTGCTGAGAGAAAGCAGTGGCTGGTTTGACTCCTCTTGTCCCTGGCTGGATGCTGTCGCCTGGCTGTCCATCAGGCCCTTGAGTTGAGCCAGCTGCACCACCACACGGCACTCCTCCTCAGACAGGAAGCCAGGGATCTCTTACAGGATCATAAAGACAAGAGTGGCAGATGTTATGATTCATTGGAGCCTTTGGCATATGTGACTACATGCTGCAAATTTCACACTCATGAAAATTATCTAAAGAACAAAGccatttgtttttccataacaAATTTTATGGAGTCAGGGGAATCTAAAATTTCCCCATGAAAATAATTTGCCACCTTAACTCTGTAGCCGGTATTGTATCAAGAAGATTTATAacacacaaattaaattaatCCACTGCACATTTAAAGAGGTGAGTGAGTGACCTAGAGACATTTGTATTAACAGCACTGGTCTGATCTTACAACTACTAAACTGATTATGTAGATTGCTGGTTAGGATGAACCAGACACATCATAATAAAATAGTTTGACATTTGTTCTGACATACATTAGTGTACTGTACAAGAACAAAACTATTCCCCTCTGGCTCCCACAGTGACTTATTTGCATTATCCCTTATCCCCCACACAGTTTTAATGAGTGACAACTGGGCAGGGGGTTGACAATGTAGGCTTCTGGGAGTCACTAACTACTTGTTTTAATTAGAACAATCTACTTACAGAATGAGAATGTTGTATGCCTCTTCTCATTTACACATGATATACTTGATACACTTGATATTGCACCACGGACCTCAATTTGTTCAAACTGATGACCTCTGTGTGAAAGTGATGGAGCGGCTGGGAGAATAGGTGTATTTATAGTGGGTGGTGATTAACCAAGGGTGCGGTGTAAAATTTTGTCCAATTTATTGAACAAGTTGTTTCAATTTCTTCCAATTAGAACAAACTGTACacatcttttctctcttttttttatttagtacaATCATGATTTCCTCTAATCCATCCATGCCTCCCTGTCATTTTCCATCCTAATAAAAGGCTTCCGGCAGGTTTGGCGCTTGTACAGTAGGGGCCTTGTTTGTCACCCGTGCCTTTTACACTGCACCCTTGGTTAATCCCCAGTCCAGTCAAGCCTCATTAATCGGGATAAGTGATATGAATGAAGGGGGACTGAGCCTTCCTCCTCTCCCACCCACCACTGTCTCTCTTTCTACCCCGGAAAGGAAGTGACCTGCTTGTCTGAACAGGAATCAGGCCACAGCTACACAGTGGGACAACACCAATTTTGTTTGCATCCTATGCAAatgttcacacacatacaatgcACGCGGGTGCACTTTTATATCTGCACATAGGTCTCAAATGTCCTGTTATTTTGGGAGAATTACTGGTTAACTTCTCTTGAATACTTCTGTGTCTAAAATGACCTCCTCCTGTGGGCAGTTAACTACTATTAAGAACATTACAAGTTTCTCAAGAGCAATACGTACTTATaaaaatatgagacaaaaaaGTGCATAAACAGACAACAGAGGGCAACAAGGTAGTTAAGTGTGGACTGAACAAAAATGTGGATTGGAAAGAGTTTTACTACATCAGGATCTGCATCTTCCCTAATTCACACTGTGAGCATGAAAGTATGGAAATGTCAAATGTTGCACTGCTCTGTAATACCCACTTATCTCCTGATGAATTCAAATGGATCCATGTGTCTCTTGACACTTTAATATGTACCCTACTCCTTCTCCTAACGGTTCTCTACACCACCCCTTACCCCCTTCTTATGCAGATCTGCTCACCACCCACTATAAATACACCTAATCTGTCATCCTCTACATCACTTTCACACAGAGATCATCAATTACTCAAAAGACAGACTTAAGGATTTCTCCTAATTTGCCATCTGGAGTGCTCTGTCCTCATTAAATATCCAGAATGTCCCCCCATTCAGCCTCCCTGCTATTTATCCTTCTGCTTTCTGGGCCCATTAGCCTATTAGCGCTGAGTCCTGGGAGAGTAAGTCCAGGGCTGGAGGGACGAGTGAGGGCAGAGGGTAAGGTTCGATCTGGAGTAAAGGACAAGAGACACAGGACAAGTATTGTGGACAACAGTGAAACTGGATTTGGAGATACCCGTGTTTCTAAACCAGGAGTTTTTCCAAGAGAGGATGGTGAAGTACTAAGAGAGCCTGGTATTAGTAACTTCAAGTCTACACTTTCTGTCAGTGAAGATGGACTATGGGAATCCAGCAGCTCCTCTCGCTGTGTCTCTATCCCATCGGGCATGGCCCTGTGCCATAACATTGGCTACAACACCATGAGGATGCCCAACCTGCTGGGCCATGAGACTCCAGCTGAGGCTGTACAACAGAGTGCCAGCTGGTTGCCACTACTTGCCAGAGAGTGTCACCCTGATGCTCGCatcttcctctgctctctctttgctcCCATCTGCCTTGACAGGTAATTTTACATATGGCCTCCTTTATATTGGCAAATTTTTCATTTACTCTGAATTTTTTGTAATAACTGTGATTTTCTCAATCCATTGTCttacacttttttatttataaatacacTGGATATTGCAATAGTGTAGCAGTCTTTTTCACTAAAGGTAGAAGATCACCATCAGTACCCAGACTTGTTAACAGAAATAGAAATTCTAAAAAGGCTAGGttaatgaaaatattattttcacagTCATCAAGTGTTAACTCTTTTGACAAGTATGCAAATTGTGCAGCTGTCTCTGTGGAAAGGCCCTGGTTTCACAGCAAATCCAGGccatcaaaaaaaacaaacaaacccctaAATCTCCTCATAGTCACATTAGCACCTCTCGGGTGTGATAAACAATAAACAAGCACCAAATCTTCTTCAATCAAGTGTTGCATTGTCCACCACTGTGGTATTGATTCCAATCCCTTCATCTACTAATTGCTGCCCATTTTCCTTCCTCATCTCTTCTTCATCAGATTTATTTCACCCTGCAGGAGCCTGTGTGAATCTGTACGGGACAGCTGTGCACCAATCATGAGTTGCTATGGCTACCCCTGGCCCGAAATTCTGAGGTGCGACCAGTATCCTGCAGACCATCTCATGTGCATCTCCTCCATCACCAACACCACTGCTGACACAGCGGGGCGTAGAGGTGAGCAACTGATTACACAGATGCTCCTGTTGAAATTGACTTAATTCAACAAGTGATTCAATTAGTGGTTTAACTATTTCAGTACCACAGGCAAGCTGTCAGgactgtgagctggaggaggcCTCCTCATCAAAAGATTTACTTGAGATCTTTTGTAGGAGTGATTTTGGTGAATAccaatatatctatatattttttattaatgatcACACCAGTGTAAAGTTCAATAAGCAGTAAATGTGACTGAGGACCTGTGCTTATCTTCTGTCTTTCCAGTTGTGAAACTACGTCTGACAAGGCTCAAATACAGTCCAGTCAGTCTATCTCAGTTCTCACTGGCTGGTAAACTGGACATCCTGAAGCAGGGAGCCTTGTTAGGAAGGCAGTTGCACTCGCGCATTGAGCTGTGGCTGGAGAGAGATGCCACCTGTGTGAGGAACATGACACGCCAACACCCACGAGGCGGCACCTTCCTCGTGACAGGCACAGTACAGGGGGAGCGCCTGGTGGTCAACAAGGCTTTTGCCTGGCAGAGACGAGACAAGAATCTGATGGCAGCTGCacgcaagtggaaacaacaccGATGCAGAAACTAGGATTTTGTTAAGCTAGAAAAGGTTGAATAGCTGATTTGAACTGAAACAAGCACATAACAGCTATGATTAGGGGGATAGTGTTTAGAATTTAATCATTAGCCTGGAAATAAACtcatatctttttttcttccaaatcaCTTCCAAACAATTGGTTATGGAAGAACTAATAGACAGTAAGATGGTCATAACAGTGCTCAATCAGCATCAGCAATGTGTCACTCAGACTGAGGAgttcaaagaaataaaagatgttAAATAGAGAATGTACAGGCTTTTTATTGCTGGTCTTTATTTGCATGGCTTACCAAACAGCAAAGGTTTTAGGCTGAGCGTCTTCATTTCATGTGTTTTGTCTGGGACAAGGGACACCCTCTGAACATGTCCAACCTGGAGGTGTACAAAAGACGTGATCAGAATCAGCTATTGGCCAAGTGTGTGTACACATACAAGGAACTgggctcgtttttttttttgtttttcccattgCTCTCAATGTACTTAAAAGAATAGACAAACAACAACATGTGTAGAATATTTACAGATTGATAGGTGCAATGGTGCAAAGTGCAAAGATGCTGGAATAATGATGAAATAAATAAGAGATaagatatctttattgtcactttgcaatacaatgaaattttgttgaaggtgctgaaataataaatacaagatagaaattataaatataaataaaataagggtTGAATAACTGGTTACTATATATTTATCACATGGTTATTGCTATAGGACTTCTAAATCAcactaaatgtttaaatgtttcaatATTTTAAGTTGTCCAAATGCAGGTAAAACTATTTTAACTAGGAAAAAAATACCGATAACTTCACAGGATTTAATGGATATGGAAGCAGTAACTTCTGAGTCGAAATGGCACTTTATCTTACCCGTATCCCCTCAATGCGAGGGAGACTGAAACTCTGACTGTAATCCTCCGCATGAATCTCTCTGGATGACGGGGCAGGATGGGGTAAACTGTTTCCATTATCGGTGTCTGCAGCTGAGGACCCTCCCTCTCCACTCACTAGATCCCCGGGCCCGTTGTTGTAGTGCACGTAGAGCAGTAGAGCGATAACATTTAGGATGTAAACATGAAAGAAGACCATGACCACGACGAAATAAGCGCGAGAGCAGACATTACTCCTCTGAATGTGCAGACGAGTGGAACGAAACGGGGAATTGTAAGGTGGAGATGACGGGTTGTTGCTGTCGTTAAATTCGTCCTGCTCTTTCAAATATTCCTGAGCggcttccattttttttttgcaccttgCAACTTCAAATCTATTTAAACTGAAAGCTAGGATATAAATGTGTATAATTATTATGTAAAGTTATTGCACAAGTCAACCAAGTTTGGTTTGTCTGATGGCTCGACGTTAGCAAAACTCAACTAGCTAGCTACTAAGCTAGTTACGTAGCAAACTCCGCGGCAAACCTCTGGCTTTTCTAGAGAATTCGATGCTGTCGTCTCTGCCGCTTTTACCCAAATAAATTAGACAGCTTCGAGCGAAAAAGTAGGTATGCCCACAGCCGTATtctttgtttaataaatagttCATCATTAAATAAAGTCTCCTAATCCCCTGTCAGCTAACAGACGCGCTGCCCCTGACAACCTGCCTAACAACAGGACGGACCAGCTAAAGAGTCACGACAGAGCCAACCGCCGTTTCTGAGGCTTTGGTAAATGGATAGCGGCCTCTAATGGCGAACATGCGAACAAAAAGatcttgtatttatttctttttcactatTTTCAACTTTTCTGTAAGCTTTGCTTAACAATATCGCGGTTTTACTTCTTCAGGCTCCACACAGTTGACTGTTTGAGAGGTTACAGTGGAACTGGCTGGTGCAACAACTCCTAGaccagtgagtgagtgagtccAGTCGTTTGTT from Archocentrus centrarchus isolate MPI-CPG fArcCen1 chromosome 7, fArcCen1, whole genome shotgun sequence encodes:
- the LOC115782636 gene encoding secreted frizzled-related protein 2, whose translation is MSPHSASLLFILLLSGPISLLALSPGRVSPGLEGRVRAEGKVRSGVKDKRHRTSIVDNSETGFGDTRVSKPGVFPREDGEVLREPGISNFKSTLSVSEDGLWESSSSSRCVSIPSGMALCHNIGYNTMRMPNLLGHETPAEAVQQSASWLPLLARECHPDARIFLCSLFAPICLDRFISPCRSLCESVRDSCAPIMSCYGYPWPEILRCDQYPADHLMCISSITNTTADTAGRRVPQASCQDCELEEASSSKDLLEIFCRSDFVVKLRLTRLKYSPVSLSQFSLAGKLDILKQGALLGRQLHSRIELWLERDATCVRNMTRQHPRGGTFLVTGTVQGERLVVNKAFAWQRRDKNLMAAARKWKQHRCRN